From the genome of Streptomyces sp. NBC_01304:
CTCCGCGCAACGCTCGTGGATCACCGAGACCGGCCCGGACACCGTCATCGTCATGAGTGTCTGCAGCGGCAAGGCCTGGACATCGAGCGCCAGCGCCGCGACAACGGCGCGAACGTTCACATTTACGACCTGCACCGCAGGCCCACCCAGCAATAGCACCTGGCCCGCCACAACCTGCCCAAATAGGACACGGCGCCGATCAGTGCTTCACACGCCGACTTCGAGCCCAGTCTGTGGAGTTCCTTGCTGTTCCGGGCAGTTGCCGCAGGTCAGCGCGCAGCTCACGACTGGGTTCGCTGCCATGACGGGTTCCGGCCATGGCACGGATGGCGCTGTGGACGGTGCCCTGTACCCGGCCTAGCGTGGCGCCGCCCCGACCGGCTGGCGGGCGGGGGTTGCGGAGGAAGTGGGTCGGCATGACAGTGCGGATCATCCGAGGACAGGGGCCCGACGCGTGCCCGTGGGGGTACTGGGCGCTCTACGAGAACAAGCAGTACAACGAGAGCGAGCCGGCGGACATCCTGATATCCGACACCAGCGTCTGGAACCTCAAGGACGTCGGCTTCAACGACCGCGCCTCGTCGTATGTGAACCGGACGAGGTACACCATCAGCCTGTACGACGATGCTGGCTACGAGGGGCGGGAAAGGGGCGTCGGGAGCGGGAGTCAATACCACCACGTCATCCATGAGCGGACGACCCGCCCCTACCTCTTCAGCGACGAGGAGGTCGGCGACATGAACGACGCCGTCTCCTCAGTGCGCCTGCGGGAGCCCGCCCTGGAAGCGGCCACATTCCCTGCCGGCCTGTACACGCTGGTCAACGGGGGATCCGGCAAGGCTCTGGAAGTCGCCGACGGCGCCCTTGAGAACGGCGGGAACATCCAGCAATGGGAGTTCAACCAGTCCGCCGCCCAGCAATGGCAGCTCGACCCCCTCGGCGACGGCGAATACACCCTGACCAACAAGGTCAGCGGCAAACGCATGGACGTCGCAGGCAATGACAGCGACAAACGAGAAAACGGCGCCAACGTCCACCAGTGGGCAGCCTTCGACCACGACTCGCAGAAGTGGCGGATACGCCTTCGGCCCTCCATGGGCAACTACACCCTCACCAACGTCTTCAACGGCAAGGCCCTGGACGTCGCCGACGGCTCCACCGCCAACGGCGCCAACGTCCAGCAGTACGATCACAACGACACCGACGCGCAGAAGTGGACCATCAGGCCCGTCTCCCGGAATCCGGCCGCCGGCACCTACACGCTCACCAACGTGGGCAGCGAAAAGGCGCTCGATGCCGTCAACACCACGGTCGAGGGCGGCGGCGCCGTCGTGCAGTGGTCACGCCACGGGCACCCGAACCAGCAGTGGACCCTGGCCGAAGTCACCGACGGCGTGTTCACACTGACCAGCGTGTACAGCGGCAAGGTCCTCGACGTCACCGGCGGCAGCAAGGACAACGGGGCCCCACTCCAGCAGTGGGCGGGCAACGGCTCACCTGCCCAGCAGTGGAAGCTGACCGAAGCCGGCGAGGGGATCTACCGGCTGCAGTGCATCGGCAGCGGCAAGTTCCTAGATGTCGCGGCCAACAGCACCGACGACGGGGCGATCGTGCACCAGTGGGACGCCAACGACTACAACAGTCAGAAGTGGCGGCTGACCCCGGTCGGCTAAACCCATCCCCGAGTCGGACGGAACGGTCACCGTCGCAGCGATCCAGCTGTGGCTGCGGTGGATAGGGTCGGACCGCAACCACACGACTTCCGAAGCGAGTACGCATGGCCCGCCTCCTCGCATGCTGGAAAGCGGCCGGAGTCGAAAGAATGAACCGCGGCCGATGCAGGCCAGAGGCTGCGGGCAGGACACGATGAGCAGCCTGGTGGTCCGGCGAGAAGGTACGCCGAACCACCAGGCCCAGACCGGGTGTTACTGGCAGGTGGCCAGGATGACGGAGACAACGGTGCACGTGGCCGGGCAGCCGGCGCAACGGGCCCCGAAGGACTTGGCCGCATCGGCGCCATTCGCAATGCTGCCGTAAGGGCCTCGATGTGTTGGGCAGTTGATTCGGCAAGGCCGCCGCCCTTCTCCTCGAACCAACTCTTCCACGCACACGTAGTCCAGTAGGAGGGCGAACCGCCATAGCAGCGCCTCACGCCGGTGCCCGGAAGGTCATCCAGCTTCGCCGCCAGCTGTGACACCTCCGCGTCCGATCTTGTCTCCTCAGCCATGGCCACATTGTCTTCGGCTGGTCTGACATTAGCTGTGGCGGCGCCCTTGAGCCTCGTACGATCAAGTTGGGTGCGGGGCCGCCAGGAGGGATCGTGGTGTCCGTGCCGCCGAGCGCACACTGTGGGAGCTGCACCGTACTGTCTCGCAGCTGCGTGAGGATCTGACGCGGTAGGCAACCTCGGAAACCCCGTTGGCCTGCTCGTTCACCGCCTGCAGGGTCGCCTCAAGCACCGGCGCCACATGGGCTTCCGGGAAGAGACGGACCTGCACAACGATGTTCACCTGCACGAACCTACCCACCCCACACCATCCCAGGGAGCTCCCACCAGATGCGACGCTGCTCAGACGCGATGCTGCGACGCTCCGCGCCGCACACCACAGGATGCGATTCCTCCCGGGCCTAAAGGCCCGGGGTTCCTCGCAAGATCGCGCTGAACACCTCGTGGCCGCAACGTCTTGGCCGCAGCAGGATGGCCTGCCCTTGGTCGACCACGTGTGTGATCGGCATGGTGTTTCGCTGCCTCCGCAAAGAACTCACGCGTCGACCATGCACAGCACCACTGACCACTACGCCACCTCTGCGCAGCAGACCCCACGTGACCAGGACTCTCACAACAGGCCCTAGGGGGCCTGTCCGGGCAGGCCCGACCAGAAGGTGCACTGGTGTTCTTCGGTGAATGCCGTCGAGATGCGGTCTCCCGCAGGGTTCAGCGCGAGAACGGTGTCGTGTGGTTCCGCCTTCGGCCAGTGGCCCTGGCCTGGTGTGTTCGGGTTCCCGGTGCGGGCGAACGCCGCCCAGTAGCGCTTCATCCGGTCGGCGAGGGCCATCTGGACGGGGGTCAGCGGCCGGTCGCCCATGGTGAAGTCGTGCAGGTAGGCGAGTTCGGCGCTGTGGGCGTTGGCCATGTTCAGCCCTGGCACCTGCGCTCCGTACAGGGTCGGCGAGTTCGGGTCGTCGAATTCGTAGGCGTAGGCGGGTACTTGTGCGGCGAAGACGCGGGCCGTTGCGCCTGTATGGCAGGCGAAGGTGGCGTCTGTGGAGAGTGCGGACAGCGCGAGGTACGGGGAGGCGTGGTCGGACAGCGGATAGCGGGCCAGCACCTGCGGCGCTGCTTTGCCGTACCGCTCGTTGATCTGCTCGACGTACTGCTCGGCGGTGAGGTGGGGCTGCGTCAGCGCGACGAACAACCGGCTCTCGGCACGGGTGCTGCCGATCAGGACGGGCACCTTGTTCCAGGCGCCGGCGGCGATGGCGTCCGACGGCTGGACGGGCAGCAGCCGGTCACCGTACGCCGGGCCGGACGTCGGTAGGGCGCGGGCGGCGGCGATGAGGTCGGTCAGGGAGGCGTCGCGGAGACACTCGGTGCGTGTTGCCGCATCCGGGCAGCCCGCGGCGGTGGCGTAGGCCCGGCTTGCGTCGACGGCTTGGGCGGAACTGGGGGCTCGCAGCAGGGTGCAGGGGCCGCTCTGCAGCACGGCGCGGGAGAACAGGCCGGCCGCCCGTGGTGCGGCGAGCATCGCGCAGACCGATCCGGCGCCGGCGGACTGGCCCGCGATCGTGATGTTCGCTCGGTCGCCGCCGAAGGCCGCGATGTTGGTGCGGGCCCACGTCAGGGCCGCGATCTGGTCCAAAAGGCCGTACGAGCCAGTTGCCAGGGCGTTCTCCCGCGTGAGTTCGGGCAGGGCGAGATTGCCGAGTTGGCCGAGCCGGTAGTTGATGCTGATGACGACGGTATGCGTGCGGTCGGCCATGGTGCGGCCGCCGAACTGCGTTCCGGTGCCCTGGCTGTAGGCGCCGCCGTGCATCCAGAACAGCACCGGCAGGCGGTCGCCCGGCCGACTGCCGCGCGGCCGGTACACGTCGAGCCGGAGGCAGTCCTCGCTGATTGCCTGGGGGTCGCGCACTCCGTACGGGGAAAATTGCGGACAGGCGGGTGCCTGGTGCACCGCGTCCCGCACTCCGCTCCATCGGGCCGGTGGTTGCGGTGGGCGGAAGCGCAGGTTCGCCACCGGCGCGGCCGCGTACGGGATGCCGAGGAATTCCTCGGCGCGGTCGTGAACCCGCCCTGCGATGCGCCCGTCGCCGAGGGAGACGAGGGGGCGCCCGGGCGACGGGCTGGCGGACGTCGGGCTGCCCGTCGCCGCCGAGGCGGACAGAAGCTGTCCGATGAGGGCGGCCAGAACGAGCGTCACTGCCAGGCCTCTTGGTCGCCTGGTCAGGACGGCCGACCACGCGGACACGCTTAACGCCTTCATTCTTCTTGCCTCCAGCAAGTCGATGCCGATGGATGCGTGGAGGGCCGCAACCGTGGGATGCGGCCGCCTCCCGATGAGAATTAGTTACACGTGTTACATCGACGTTCAGCGACCATTTAGCACCCTCCGGCACCTTCACGCCAGAGTCCGCGAGAGATGGAGTCGAACCGCCAACTAGGCGCGAGCAACGCGCCATGCAGCACGTGTAACGTTCCGGGAGTCATCTCCCATCGAACCATTGTGTCGACCGTCACAGCAGCGCCATACTCGGCCCGATGGCCTCCGTCGGCACACATGCCACCCGCGGCGACACCGCCCCGCCCCCGCCACCCGCAGCGGCCCTTCGAACGCCTCAACTGCGCGCCAGCTCAAGACAATTCGCCCGATCGGCGACCCCACGGTCCGGCCGCCACGAGCAGCTCATGCCCGGCGCCCACCCTCCGCCGTCGACGTGCCACCACCCCTCCTCTCAGGCGCGTGAAGCACCGCCCAGGAAAGGAATGCCATGACTGAAGCACCAGGAGCCAACGTCTCCCCCGTCGTCCAACTGGCCGCCGGCCGGCTGCGAGGCACCGTCGAGGGCGGTGTCGCCGCGTTCAAGGCAGTGCCCTACGCCGCGCCGCCGATCGGCCCGCTCCGGTGGCATCCGGCGCAGCCCCACGCGGGCTGGGACGGCATACGGGACGCCACCCGCTACGGTCCGAGCGCACCGCAGATGTTCTTCGAGGGCGGCGATCCCGTGCTGGGCGGTCATGGATTCCCGCCGTTCGACGAGGACTGCCTGACCCTCAACGTCTGGACACCGGCCGTCGACGACGCGGCGCGACCGGTCCTGGTCTGGATCCACGGCGGCGGCTTCCTCTCGGGGTCCGGCAACCTGCCCCACTACTCCGGCGAGACCTTCGCCCGAAACGGCGACCTGGTCGTCGTCGCGCTCAACTACCGCCTCGGCCCGCTCGGTTATCTCAGCTTCGACGAGACGGACACAGGGCAACCGGAGCCGGGCAACCTCTGGTTCTCCGACCAACTCGCCGCGCTGCGCTGGGTGCACGACAACATCGCACGCCTCGGCGGCAATCCGGAGAACGTGACCGTCGCCGGGCAGTCGGGCGGCGCGCTGTCGACGGCGGCCCTGGCCGCTCACCCCGAAGCCTCCGGCCTGTTCCATCGCGTCATCCTGCAGAGCCCACCCCTCGGTCTGCACCTGCCGTCCCCCGCCGAATACCAGGAGCGGACGGCCGCCTATCTGGAGATTGCCGGAGTCAAGAGCGTCGACGAGCTCCGCGCCCTGCCCTGGCCACGCCTGATCGAGGCGACCGCGGGACTCTTCGGCCGCACCGCACAGTGGGGACACTGGCCCACCCCGTTCCTCCCCGTGCGCGACGGCCTCACGCTGACCCGCCACCCGGCCGAAACGCTCCTGCACGGCGCCGCCCAGGACCTCGACGTACTGATCGGCTGGACCCGCGAGGAAGCCAACTTCGGACTGGCGCTGGACGCGCAGTACGCGAAGGCGACCAAGGACCGGGTGATCGGCAGGATCGCGGAGACCTTCGCCCACGACGCGGCACACGTGTACGCGGCGTACGAGCGCAAACGGCCCGGAGCCAGGCCTGTGGACGTCCTCATGGACGTACTCACCGATGAGCTCTTCCGCTCACCCGGTCTGGAGCTGGCCGAGTCCCGAGCCGCTCTCGGACGCCCGGTCCACATCTACCAGTTCGACCTCCCCACCCCCGCCCACGAGGGGCGACTGCGCGCCGCACACTGCCTGGACCTGCCCTTCGTCTTCGACAACTTCGACCAATGGACCCACGCACCCTTCCTCGAAGGGATCGATCCCACCGTGCGGGACGGACTCGCCCAGGCCATGCACCAAGCCTGGATCGCGTTCATCCGCACCGGCGACCCCCACCACCCCGGCCTGCCGCAGTGGGATCCGTACGACCTCGAGACGCGCATCACGATGCGCTTCGACTCCGTCATCACGGCCATCGGCGACCTGGCCGCGGACGCCCGCCGACGGCCGGCCACCGGGATGCAGGACAGCACCCGGCTCCTGCACGGCCATTAGCTACACGTGCAACTTGCCGGGTCCCTCCGCCACACCGCCCCATGGAGTTCGGCGACTCCCCCGCTCCACCGGCCCGCCCAGTACGGCCAGTTCGGCCATTGCGGCCCCTGATGCAGCATGACGTTCCGGATCCCGATACTCACGCTCCCTCACGATCGAATACGCGTCAACAAAATGTAGTAACGCGTGTAACCTGGAGAGGAACCCGTAGCGAGGGAACGACGAGCAAGGACGACATGGCCAAGGATTCCACCGCGCCGACGGTCACCAGCGCAGACGTGGCCCGGCTGGCGCAAGTGTCACGGGCCACCGTGTCCTTCGTACTCAACAACACCCAGACGCACCGGGTCAGCGACAGCACCCGGGCACGCGTGCTGGCCGCGGCCGACCAACTCGGTTACGTGCCGCATGCCGCCGCCCGCTCGCTGCGCGCCGGGCGCAGCAACCTGGTCCTGCTGCCCACGTCCGTCTCGGCCATCGGCCGCCTGGTCAGCAACTGGCTGGACGACCTGCAGAGCGAGCTCGAACGACACGGCTACACCACCGTGCTGCACGCCGGCCGGTTCGTTGACGTGGTCACCGCCGCCCGGGCCTGGGCGGAACTGCGGCCCGCCGCGGTCTTCGCCCTGGAAGGCGATCGTTACACCGCGCAGGCGGCCGAGGTACTACGGCGAGCGGGCGTCCGCGGCCTTCTCGTATGCGCTGCCCGACCCGTGGAGGGCGTCCGGACCATCTCGTTCGACCACGCCCGCATCGGAACGGTGGCCGCCGAGCACCTCCTCGCGCAGGGGCGGCGCGCCATCGGCGTGATCATGCCGCGCGAGCGCGGGCTCGACACCTTCGCCAGGCCGCGGCTGGCCGGTGCACGGTCGGTCGCCGCCCGCAGCACCGCGACCGTCACCCCACTGGAGATGGCGTACACCCGGCAATCCGCGGCCGAGTTGGCCGGGCGCTGGCCCACCCTCTCCCTCGACGCGGTGTTCGCATACAACGACGAGTACGCGGCCCTGCTGCTGCGCGCACTGCAGGACGCGGGCCTGTCCGTCCCCGACGAGGTGGCGATCGTCGGAGCGGACGACCTGCTGGTGGCCGAGCTGCAGCGGCCCGAACTCACGACCATCCGGCTCGATCTGCCCACTCCGGCCCAGGTCGCCGACCTCCTCCATGAGCTGATCGAAGGACGTGAGGCGCCGGGCGCGTTCGGCGTGGAACCCGTGCTCATCCACCGCCGCTCCTCCTGAGCGGCCCGCCGCTGCTGCCCGGCACAGATTCCGGGACCGCCGAGTTGCCCTCGCGCAGCGGTGGCGGCGCGCAGGCCACCGCCGCAGAACAGATCCCGATCTGGCGCCGGAATGGCGGGCCAGGAACGCGACGCTCTCGGTCATGATCGGGGTCACGTCCGGGGCCCCGAGGAAGGGGTGGTCGGCGCCGTCCACCGGCCGGAGCGTCACCTCGCCGCCGGCCTGACTCAACGCCTTGGCCAGCACCTCACCCTGCCCGTACGGCACCAGGCCGTCCGCCGTTTCGTGGACCAGCACGAACTGGCCGCGTACGTCACGGGCCTGGCGGCACGGGCCTGTTCCAGCAGCTACCCGGGGGCACCGCCCGGCAACGTGGTGAACGGATTGGGGTACTCCCTGCCGGGCGGAGCCGGCGGCAACGCGTACGAGAGCAGAGAGCCCAGCTCGGAGACCGCGTACCAATCGACGACGACCGCGACGCCACTGTCCTCGCCGTCCACTCCCTCGGCGCCTTCTAGATCCGCTCCCCCGGGGACATCGGGACCGACGAGACCCGCGAGGGCGGCGAGTTGGCCGCCCGCCGCGCCCCAGACCTGATCCGGTCGAGTCCGGCCCCGGGCACCGAGCCGTGCAGCAGATCGACGGGCACGGTGGGCGGCGGAAAGCGCCGGTCACCGTCCAGCCCGCCCCCGCCGTGGATCCGGATGAGAGCGGGCACCGCGCTCGTCGCGGCCGGCACGTCGACCCACCGGCGCTTGCTGGGTCCGAGGGGTTCATCTGGGCGGAGTTCCTCGCCCGTTGGCTCTGGTGGGCAACCGACGCCATGCAGCCCACGAGGTGATGGCATGCCATCTCCAGGGCCAGCGGACCGGGGGCGCGGCGCCCTATGCTCCTTTGGCCTCATCCTCCGGATGGGAGAGCGGGCCGCAGCATGCCACCGATGGTTGGACGGGGGACGGGGCGTCATGGAGGAATTGGCGGAGCTCGAGGAATGGGTGGCAGTGATCGATGCATGCATCGAGCCCATCGCGACGAGGCCGGTGGATCTCACTGACCCTGACTGGATGCAGAAGATGCAGCAGGGCCTGCATCCGCTGGACGAGGCGGGGATCCGGCGGGAGGCCGAGGCGGCGCTGCGAGACGTGCTTTCCCTGTACGAGGCGGGCGACGAGGACGTCCGGGCCGCCCTGCGTGCGCTCCTGGAGCGCTGTCACTCGTTTGGTTGGGCGACGACTTTGCCCTTCGAGCCCACGCCCCAAGGCTTCCGGCAGCGGCTGCTGGAGATGTCGGCCGAGGATCAGGGCCGCGACGCACGGGACATGGTGGCCAACCTGAACGGTCTGTGCGGGCAGGCACGGGACTCCGGTGTCGACCTCCGGGCGCTCCTGCTGGACGTGGCCGAACTCTCCAGTGACGTCGACAAATACGGGATGGGTTCCACTCGGGTCATCTTGCTCCGGGCGGCCGGAAGGGAGCCCAGCGGACTCTGGTGAGCGGGTGGCACGGGAAAACCACCGACGCGGACCACGTCTCCGCAGCTCAGCGGATTCCGTCGACCTGCCCCTGGTAGCAGGGGACTTCACCGCTGCGGTTGAGCTCGGTTCGTGCGGGCCTGAGTGATTGTTTTTGAACGTCGGTCTCGATCGCCTGGGCTCTCTGTGAGAGGTGAGGTCTGTCGTCTCGCGGACCTCATGAGGCAGACTGCCCGGATGAGGCGTGCGGGGGTTCGAGTCGCGCTCTGCGTCGTGATGTTGTCGTTGCTGTCTGGCACGGCGTGCACGACGGAGCCGCCACCGAAGGCAAGCACGAGTGCGCGCATCGAGATCGACCGACCGACGGCGCTCGTGGACGAGCCGATACGGATCCGGGTGGCTGGATTACGTCCGGGTGAGCACGTGACGGTCACCTCTCAGGCCGTCGACCATGAGGATTTGGGCTGGTCGGCCAGGGCCCAGTTCACGGCCGACGGCAAGGGGGCGGTGGATCTCGCGCGCCAGCGGCCTGTCGCGGGCACGTTCCGCCACGTTGACGGTATGGGCCTGTTCTGGTCGATGCGCCCGCAAAGGGGGGAAGCGGACGAGAGCTGGTTCTTTTCCGACGCGCCCGCACGCAAGCCGTCGTACGAGGTTCGGATCGCGGTGCGCAGCGGCAAGCGGGAGATCGCACACCGGGTGACGACACGGCAGTGGCGGGCCGATGGCGTACGGCACAAGCAGCTCACCGTCGCGGACGACCGGATTGACGGCATGCTTTTCCTGCCCCGGTCCGGGGCCTCCCGCAAGGCCCCAGTCTTGCTGATCGGTGGGTCGGAGGGCGGGCGCAGTTTCGACTACGAGGCCGCGCTGCTGGCATCCCGAGGCCATCCGGCGCTCTCCATCTGCTATTTCGCCTGCAAAGGGCGACCGAAGGAACTGCGCGGGATCGACCTGGAGTACTTCGCCCGGGCCGCCCGGCTGCTACAGAGCCAATCCAGCGCCGCCCCGGACGGACTCGCAGTTCTCGGTGCTTCGCGTGGCAGCGAGGCGGCCCA
Proteins encoded in this window:
- a CDS encoding RICIN domain-containing protein; its protein translation is MNDSTTLRKLDVSGSGQHNGANVQTYNPNDPSAQRSWITETGPDTVIVMSVCSGKAWTSSASAATTARTFTFTTCTAGPPSNSTWPATTCPNRTRRRSVLHTPTSSPVCGVPCCSGQLPQVSAQLTTGFAAMTGSGHGTDGAVDGALYPA
- a CDS encoding RICIN domain-containing protein; the protein is MTVRIIRGQGPDACPWGYWALYENKQYNESEPADILISDTSVWNLKDVGFNDRASSYVNRTRYTISLYDDAGYEGRERGVGSGSQYHHVIHERTTRPYLFSDEEVGDMNDAVSSVRLREPALEAATFPAGLYTLVNGGSGKALEVADGALENGGNIQQWEFNQSAAQQWQLDPLGDGEYTLTNKVSGKRMDVAGNDSDKRENGANVHQWAAFDHDSQKWRIRLRPSMGNYTLTNVFNGKALDVADGSTANGANVQQYDHNDTDAQKWTIRPVSRNPAAGTYTLTNVGSEKALDAVNTTVEGGGAVVQWSRHGHPNQQWTLAEVTDGVFTLTSVYSGKVLDVTGGSKDNGAPLQQWAGNGSPAQQWKLTEAGEGIYRLQCIGSGKFLDVAANSTDDGAIVHQWDANDYNSQKWRLTPVG
- a CDS encoding carboxylesterase/lipase family protein, which codes for MTLVLAALIGQLLSASAATGSPTSASPSPGRPLVSLGDGRIAGRVHDRAEEFLGIPYAAAPVANLRFRPPQPPARWSGVRDAVHQAPACPQFSPYGVRDPQAISEDCLRLDVYRPRGSRPGDRLPVLFWMHGGAYSQGTGTQFGGRTMADRTHTVVISINYRLGQLGNLALPELTRENALATGSYGLLDQIAALTWARTNIAAFGGDRANITIAGQSAGAGSVCAMLAAPRAAGLFSRAVLQSGPCTLLRAPSSAQAVDASRAYATAAGCPDAATRTECLRDASLTDLIAAARALPTSGPAYGDRLLPVQPSDAIAAGAWNKVPVLIGSTRAESRLFVALTQPHLTAEQYVEQINERYGKAAPQVLARYPLSDHASPYLALSALSTDATFACHTGATARVFAAQVPAYAYEFDDPNSPTLYGAQVPGLNMANAHSAELAYLHDFTMGDRPLTPVQMALADRMKRYWAAFARTGNPNTPGQGHWPKAEPHDTVLALNPAGDRISTAFTEEHQCTFWSGLPGQAP
- a CDS encoding carboxylesterase/lipase family protein, with the translated sequence MTEAPGANVSPVVQLAAGRLRGTVEGGVAAFKAVPYAAPPIGPLRWHPAQPHAGWDGIRDATRYGPSAPQMFFEGGDPVLGGHGFPPFDEDCLTLNVWTPAVDDAARPVLVWIHGGGFLSGSGNLPHYSGETFARNGDLVVVALNYRLGPLGYLSFDETDTGQPEPGNLWFSDQLAALRWVHDNIARLGGNPENVTVAGQSGGALSTAALAAHPEASGLFHRVILQSPPLGLHLPSPAEYQERTAAYLEIAGVKSVDELRALPWPRLIEATAGLFGRTAQWGHWPTPFLPVRDGLTLTRHPAETLLHGAAQDLDVLIGWTREEANFGLALDAQYAKATKDRVIGRIAETFAHDAAHVYAAYERKRPGARPVDVLMDVLTDELFRSPGLELAESRAALGRPVHIYQFDLPTPAHEGRLRAAHCLDLPFVFDNFDQWTHAPFLEGIDPTVRDGLAQAMHQAWIAFIRTGDPHHPGLPQWDPYDLETRITMRFDSVITAIGDLAADARRRPATGMQDSTRLLHGH
- a CDS encoding LacI family DNA-binding transcriptional regulator, which codes for MAKDSTAPTVTSADVARLAQVSRATVSFVLNNTQTHRVSDSTRARVLAAADQLGYVPHAAARSLRAGRSNLVLLPTSVSAIGRLVSNWLDDLQSELERHGYTTVLHAGRFVDVVTAARAWAELRPAAVFALEGDRYTAQAAEVLRRAGVRGLLVCAARPVEGVRTISFDHARIGTVAAEHLLAQGRRAIGVIMPRERGLDTFARPRLAGARSVAARSTATVTPLEMAYTRQSAAELAGRWPTLSLDAVFAYNDEYAALLLRALQDAGLSVPDEVAIVGADDLLVAELQRPELTTIRLDLPTPAQVADLLHELIEGREAPGAFGVEPVLIHRRSS
- a CDS encoding acyl-CoA thioesterase/bile acid-CoA:amino acid N-acyltransferase family protein — encoded protein: MLSLLSGTACTTEPPPKASTSARIEIDRPTALVDEPIRIRVAGLRPGEHVTVTSQAVDHEDLGWSARAQFTADGKGAVDLARQRPVAGTFRHVDGMGLFWSMRPQRGEADESWFFSDAPARKPSYEVRIAVRSGKREIAHRVTTRQWRADGVRHKQLTVADDRIDGMLFLPRSGASRKAPVLLIGGSEGGRSFDYEAALLASRGHPALSICYFACKGRPKELRGIDLEYFARAARLLQSQSSAAPDGLAVLGASRGSEAAQLLAQYYPHLVRDAVVLAPGTRTFSPGGGSAADLVSWTRAGRPIRLDPIPLNRVRGTVLAVAGKDDRLWPSADAAASIAERINASGTRHQALIYDAAGHGGAGVPYQATGRWMSHPVSKQWIDLGGTPAADARSKADSWPRILQLLDR